From Roseibium alexandrii DFL-11, the proteins below share one genomic window:
- a CDS encoding CaiB/BaiF CoA transferase family protein has translation MALNTKKPLDGIRVLDLTRIISGPFCTRLLADCGAEVFKIEPMGGEHMRVKEPLRDGKSTYFGHFNAGKKSIEIDFRSERDLEEIRKLAASCDVVVENFRPGVVQDLGLNYATLSEGREDLVYCSISGFGQEGPRSRHPAYAPILHALSGHDLAAMSYAEDVDKPFRTGIWYADLIGGLFAFSAIQTALIGQLRHGAGQYIDVALMDSMINLLVLEMQEVQTPSSFDRWLATPVKASDGHVIAVPITGRIFERLADLLGHPEWKDDTRFNTQLEREKNWPILMSLVEEWTRARPAAEVEAVLMAAGIPCARYQTVAEAITDEQVTVRQLMTDVGNGPSAFKVANLPFQFSGAPLPVGSHVPDVGEHTDAVLSAAGALAGAKVPAMNGTNDNAEEVRHV, from the coding sequence ATGGCACTGAACACCAAAAAACCGCTGGACGGGATCCGGGTCCTTGATTTGACCCGGATCATCTCCGGCCCCTTTTGCACCCGTCTCCTTGCCGATTGCGGCGCGGAGGTCTTCAAGATCGAGCCGATGGGCGGAGAACACATGCGGGTCAAGGAGCCGCTGCGGGACGGAAAAAGCACGTATTTCGGCCATTTCAACGCCGGCAAAAAAAGCATTGAGATCGATTTCCGCTCGGAACGCGATCTGGAGGAAATCCGCAAACTTGCCGCGTCTTGTGATGTGGTGGTGGAGAATTTCCGGCCGGGCGTCGTGCAGGACCTTGGGCTCAACTACGCAACCCTGTCCGAAGGCCGCGAGGATCTGGTCTATTGCTCGATTTCCGGCTTCGGTCAGGAAGGTCCACGCTCCCGCCATCCGGCGTATGCCCCCATCCTGCATGCGCTGTCCGGACATGACCTTGCCGCGATGTCCTATGCCGAGGATGTCGACAAGCCCTTCCGAACCGGGATCTGGTACGCCGATTTGATTGGCGGCCTGTTTGCCTTCAGCGCGATCCAGACGGCCCTGATCGGGCAGCTCCGGCACGGGGCGGGGCAGTATATCGATGTTGCCTTGATGGACAGCATGATCAATCTGCTCGTCCTGGAAATGCAGGAAGTTCAGACGCCGAGTTCCTTTGACCGCTGGCTGGCAACACCGGTAAAGGCGTCGGATGGGCATGTGATCGCGGTCCCGATCACGGGCCGGATCTTTGAACGGCTTGCCGATCTCTTGGGTCACCCGGAATGGAAAGACGACACCCGTTTCAACACCCAGCTGGAACGCGAAAAGAACTGGCCGATCCTCATGTCGCTCGTTGAAGAGTGGACGCGGGCAAGGCCGGCCGCTGAAGTTGAAGCGGTCCTGATGGCAGCCGGCATTCCTTGTGCGCGGTATCAAACGGTCGCTGAGGCCATCACCGATGAACAGGTGACGGTGCGCCAATTGATGACTGATGTCGGCAATGGCCCAAGCGCTTTCAAGGTCGCCAATCTGCCATTTCAGTTTTCCGGAGCTCCTTTGCCGGTCGGTTCCCATGTTCCAGACGTTGGCGAACACACGGATGCCGTTCTTAGCGCAGCTGGCGCCTTGGCGGGCGCCAAGGTGCCAGCAATGAACGGGACCAACGACAACGCTGAAGAGGTCCGCCATGTCTGA
- a CDS encoding acyl-CoA dehydrogenase family protein — MNVQPQHHTLPTPELANLVAPDCHGLNFYGIDKSLEDLVSLYLPDDLRAHLEPHLEKFGALVGDEVDDWSRMADKHIPVLHHRDPRGRFEDWIEFHPAYRNMEDVALGDYGLAAMIHKPGMFGWDKPMSHTVKFIFQYIFGQSEFGQLCPISATETTATLIKDYGDEATKARFYDGLTSQDTKTMLKGAQFMTERPGGSDVSNIQLEARFEDGNWKLYGEKWFCSCTDGDVALLLARPQGAPAGNKGLGLFALPRRLDDGSRNSYRIVRLKNKLGSRSMASGEIVFDGAVAYPLGEVGPHENKGLKMMMDQVSLSRLSHGCRAAAMMRRCLNEALVTAQNRHAFQEKIIDKPLLRRQLMKLMVPTEQALSITLYLGNQISLAEAGDERAQKITRILTPAHKYRTARDNVRVATGAMEVRGGNGYIEDFVNARLVRDAHLGVLWEGTSNINSLDITTRAIAKVGAHKDLKDELMDQIDTSSDMPGQFKGELRSTVQQAIDFAEDVAMSGNQTLARKASSAVYNSATATLLATEGSALGAAGRDARRLLLARMVIDHRLRAQDPLKVTETGFEKAATDLLLADAPVSLDMASDVLTQ; from the coding sequence ATGAATGTTCAACCGCAACACCATACATTGCCAACCCCAGAGCTTGCCAACCTGGTGGCGCCGGATTGCCATGGGTTGAACTTCTACGGCATCGACAAGAGCCTGGAGGATCTTGTTTCTCTTTACCTGCCGGACGATCTGCGGGCCCACCTTGAGCCGCATCTTGAGAAATTCGGCGCCTTGGTCGGCGACGAGGTTGATGACTGGTCCCGCATGGCGGACAAGCACATTCCGGTTCTCCATCACCGGGATCCGCGCGGACGGTTCGAGGACTGGATCGAATTCCATCCGGCCTACCGCAACATGGAAGACGTTGCGCTGGGCGATTATGGCCTCGCCGCGATGATCCACAAACCGGGTATGTTCGGTTGGGACAAGCCGATGTCCCACACGGTGAAATTCATTTTCCAATACATCTTCGGCCAGTCGGAGTTCGGCCAGCTCTGTCCGATCTCGGCCACGGAAACGACGGCGACCTTGATCAAGGACTATGGGGATGAGGCCACCAAGGCCCGTTTCTACGATGGCCTGACCAGTCAGGACACCAAGACCATGCTCAAGGGCGCGCAGTTCATGACCGAGCGGCCCGGTGGCTCGGACGTTTCAAATATCCAGCTGGAAGCCCGTTTCGAAGACGGAAACTGGAAGCTCTACGGCGAAAAGTGGTTCTGCTCCTGCACGGATGGTGATGTCGCCCTTCTGCTGGCTCGCCCGCAAGGCGCGCCGGCCGGTAACAAGGGTCTTGGGCTTTTCGCCCTGCCGCGCCGTCTGGACGACGGCAGCCGGAATTCCTACCGGATTGTGCGGTTGAAGAACAAACTTGGCAGCCGCTCCATGGCTTCCGGCGAGATCGTCTTTGATGGCGCCGTTGCCTATCCGCTCGGTGAGGTCGGCCCGCATGAAAACAAGGGCCTGAAAATGATGATGGATCAGGTGTCCCTGTCGCGCCTGTCCCATGGGTGCCGGGCCGCCGCCATGATGCGCCGCTGCCTCAACGAGGCGCTGGTCACAGCCCAGAACCGGCATGCGTTTCAGGAAAAGATCATCGACAAGCCGCTCTTACGCCGCCAGCTGATGAAGCTGATGGTGCCGACCGAACAGGCTTTGTCGATTACACTCTATCTCGGCAATCAGATCAGCCTGGCGGAAGCTGGTGATGAACGGGCGCAAAAGATCACCCGGATACTGACCCCGGCGCACAAATACCGGACCGCCCGCGACAACGTGCGTGTTGCAACGGGTGCGATGGAAGTGCGCGGCGGCAATGGTTACATCGAAGACTTCGTCAACGCCCGTTTGGTGCGCGATGCGCATTTGGGTGTCTTGTGGGAGGGCACGTCCAACATCAATTCGCTCGACATTACGACGCGTGCGATTGCCAAGGTCGGTGCGCACAAGGATCTAAAAGACGAGCTGATGGATCAGATCGACACCAGCTCCGACATGCCGGGCCAGTTCAAGGGCGAACTGCGCAGCACCGTCCAGCAGGCCATCGATTTCGCCGAAGACGTTGCCATGAGCGGCAACCAGACACTCGCCCGCAAGGCCTCCAGCGCGGTTTATAATTCCGCGACTGCTACATTGCTCGCAACTGAAGGCTCGGCGCTGGGCGCAGCTGGCCGCGATGCCCGGCGGCTGCTGCTTGCACGGATGGTGATCGACCACCGGCTGCGCGCGCAAGACCCGCTGAAAGTTACTGAAACCGGCTTTGAAAAGGCGGCGACCGATCTTCTGCTCGCCGACGCACCGGTGTCGCTCGACATGGCCAGCGACGTGCTGACGCAGTAA
- a CDS encoding acyl-CoA dehydrogenase family protein, producing MNIHTGQHIPLPQGELAELVAPDCHGQNFFEIDRSLQDLLTLYLPEDLRVHLWPKLQEFGALLGGEIDTLSRTADRHVPVLHHRDPRGRFEDWIEFHPAYKRMEQITFCDFAMAGMTGKPGVFGWPEPMPHTVKFLFQYLLGQSEFGQLCPISMTETTAAMIKKFGGEALIERFYDRLISQDPETRMSGGQFMTERHGGSDVSQLAVEARFDDGEWRLYGEKWFCSAADADVVLVLARPRGAPAGNKGLAVFALPRRLEDGSRNAYRVVRLKDKLGTLSMASGEVVFEGAVAYPLGDVGAKENPGLKMMMNQVSLSRLSHGARAASMMRRCLNEAMTVARSRKAFGETIIGKPLLRRQLMKLLVPTEQALSMTLYLGTVLTAAANGDTHAERVARILTPAHKYRTARDNIRVATGAMEVRGGNGYIEDFVNARLVRDAHVGLLWEGTSNINALDITTRAIGRTEAHKDLKSALLEQIEDCPGLPGSFASALKSSLIKSLDLAEEIARRGEESLARQAASAVYHASTAVLLACEGARLGADGGDARRLLLARMVIDHCLSPQDPLSSGSSAFETAATDLLLSDAPVPIGAAEQTLSL from the coding sequence ATGAATATTCATACAGGTCAGCACATCCCCTTGCCTCAAGGCGAGCTCGCCGAACTGGTTGCGCCGGATTGCCATGGACAGAACTTCTTTGAGATCGACCGCAGCCTTCAGGATCTTCTGACGCTGTACCTACCTGAAGATCTGCGCGTTCATCTCTGGCCGAAACTGCAAGAATTCGGGGCTTTGTTGGGCGGTGAAATTGACACGCTTTCCAGAACGGCCGACCGGCACGTGCCGGTTCTCCATCACCGTGACCCGCGCGGCCGGTTTGAAGACTGGATCGAGTTTCATCCGGCCTACAAACGCATGGAACAGATCACGTTCTGTGACTTTGCAATGGCCGGAATGACCGGAAAACCGGGGGTGTTCGGCTGGCCCGAACCGATGCCGCACACCGTCAAGTTTCTCTTCCAGTATTTGCTTGGGCAATCGGAGTTCGGCCAGCTGTGTCCGATATCGATGACAGAAACCACAGCCGCCATGATCAAGAAATTTGGCGGTGAAGCGCTCATCGAGCGGTTTTATGACCGCTTGATCAGCCAGGATCCGGAGACCCGGATGTCCGGCGGACAATTCATGACCGAACGTCATGGCGGGTCTGACGTTTCGCAACTCGCCGTCGAAGCCCGATTTGACGACGGCGAATGGCGGCTATACGGCGAAAAGTGGTTCTGTTCCGCCGCTGATGCCGATGTTGTTCTGGTGCTTGCCCGCCCGCGAGGCGCCCCTGCCGGAAACAAGGGCCTTGCGGTTTTTGCTCTGCCGCGCCGTCTAGAGGATGGCAGCCGGAACGCCTACCGGGTTGTCCGTTTGAAAGACAAACTCGGCACGCTCTCCATGGCCTCCGGGGAGGTGGTTTTTGAGGGCGCAGTTGCCTATCCGCTTGGGGATGTCGGAGCAAAGGAAAACCCCGGTCTCAAGATGATGATGAACCAGGTATCCTTGTCACGCCTGTCCCATGGGGCGCGTGCCGCCTCCATGATGCGCCGGTGTCTCAACGAGGCCATGACTGTTGCCAGGAGCCGAAAGGCATTCGGGGAAACAATCATCGGAAAGCCCTTGCTGCGCCGGCAGCTGATGAAACTCTTGGTGCCGACCGAACAGGCGTTGTCGATGACGCTCTATCTCGGCACCGTGCTGACTGCGGCAGCGAACGGCGACACCCATGCCGAACGCGTCGCCCGGATCCTGACCCCGGCGCATAAATACCGGACAGCGCGCGACAACATCCGCGTAGCGACGGGTGCGATGGAGGTCCGTGGCGGCAATGGTTACATCGAGGACTTCGTCAATGCCCGTCTCGTCCGGGATGCCCATGTTGGCCTTTTGTGGGAAGGCACGTCCAACATCAATGCGCTGGACATCACAACGCGGGCCATCGGACGGACAGAGGCCCATAAGGACCTGAAATCCGCACTGCTGGAGCAGATCGAGGATTGTCCAGGACTCCCCGGTTCATTTGCCAGCGCCTTGAAATCATCCCTGATCAAATCGTTGGATCTCGCTGAAGAAATCGCCCGACGCGGGGAAGAGAGCCTTGCCCGCCAGGCCGCCAGTGCCGTCTACCATGCCTCGACCGCCGTTCTTCTGGCCTGCGAAGGTGCACGTCTGGGTGCTGATGGCGGCGATGCGCGCAGGCTGTTGCTGGCCAGGATGGTAATCGACCACTGTCTGTCGCCGCAAGATCCGCTGTCCAGCGGCAGCAGCGCCTTCGAGACAGCCGCTACAGACCTTCTTTTGAGCGACGCCCCGGTTCCGATCGGCGCAGCAGAACAGACCTTATCTCTCTGA
- a CDS encoding acyl-CoA dehydrogenase family protein, which produces MDIQLSPDRTAIQDAIASLCSQFDDAYWLEKDKVGGFPTEFFQALAQAGWLGICIPEAYGGTGLGITEAAIMMRTIAESGAGLSGASAVHMNIFGLSPVVVFGTEEQKRRMLPPVVAGQERTCFAVTEPNTGLNTTHLKTAARRQGDRYVVNGQKVWISTAQVAEKILLLARTTPLEEVEKPTQGLSLFYTDFNRDQITVREIDKMGRKTVDCNELFFEDFEIPAENLIGDEGEGFRAILHGMNPERILIGSEAIGLGHAALRKACAYAKERVVFDRQIGQNQGIQHPLARNWMMLESAWLMALEAARQYDAGLPCGPAANATKYLGSEAGFEACQQAVMTHGGFGYAREYHVERYMREAMIPRLAPVSQQLILCHIAERVLGLPKSY; this is translated from the coding sequence ATGGATATCCAGCTTTCCCCCGACCGAACTGCCATTCAGGATGCAATCGCGAGCCTCTGCAGCCAATTCGATGACGCCTACTGGCTCGAAAAAGACAAGGTTGGCGGCTTCCCGACCGAGTTCTTTCAGGCTCTGGCGCAGGCTGGCTGGCTCGGCATTTGTATCCCTGAAGCCTATGGCGGCACAGGCCTTGGAATAACAGAAGCCGCTATCATGATGCGCACGATTGCCGAATCCGGGGCCGGGCTCTCCGGCGCCTCTGCCGTCCATATGAACATCTTCGGTCTTTCGCCGGTGGTTGTATTCGGCACGGAGGAACAGAAGAGGCGTATGTTGCCGCCGGTCGTCGCAGGTCAGGAACGCACGTGCTTCGCTGTTACGGAGCCCAACACCGGTTTGAACACGACGCATCTGAAAACGGCAGCCCGGCGTCAAGGAGACCGCTACGTCGTCAATGGCCAGAAGGTCTGGATATCCACGGCGCAGGTCGCGGAAAAAATCCTTCTTCTGGCCCGCACTACACCGCTTGAAGAGGTCGAAAAACCGACACAAGGGCTCAGCCTGTTCTACACCGATTTCAACCGTGACCAGATTACGGTTCGGGAGATCGACAAGATGGGCCGGAAGACTGTCGATTGTAACGAGCTTTTCTTTGAGGATTTCGAGATTCCGGCGGAAAATCTCATTGGAGATGAAGGCGAAGGGTTCCGGGCGATCCTGCACGGCATGAACCCGGAACGGATCCTGATCGGATCGGAAGCCATTGGTCTGGGCCATGCGGCGCTGCGCAAAGCCTGCGCCTATGCCAAGGAACGCGTCGTCTTTGACCGGCAGATCGGTCAGAACCAGGGCATCCAGCACCCGCTCGCGCGCAACTGGATGATGCTGGAATCCGCCTGGCTGATGGCGCTGGAAGCTGCCCGCCAATATGACGCTGGCCTGCCCTGCGGCCCGGCGGCCAATGCCACGAAGTATCTGGGGTCGGAAGCCGGGTTTGAAGCCTGCCAGCAGGCGGTCATGACCCATGGCGGGTTCGGGTATGCCCGGGAATACCACGTCGAGCGCTACATGCGCGAGGCCATGATCCCCCGGCTCGCGCCGGTCAGTCAGCAGCTGATCCTATGCCATATCGCCGAACGGGTTCTGGGACTTCCGAAGTCCTATTGA
- a CDS encoding CaiB/BaiF CoA transferase family protein, with translation MGPLEGIRVIDMSAVLAGPVATQTLGDYGADVIKIESPAGDVLRQVGPMRSAAMGPLYMNANYNKRSVCLDLKTEDGREVLLGLIRSADIFVTNSRPKAMMRLGLSYDTIQMVKPDIIYTALLGFDEGGRYSGRPAYDDLIQGAVGLPFLQAKASGNVPRYFPNAIADRAFGLAASNAILAALVHKGRTGEGQQIAIPMFETVANFVLGDHLGGLSFEPPLDAGGYHRLTSKARRPLRTKDGYICLLLYSDAQWGRFLEVTGKPAVLAADNRLSSFAGRQEHFDDLCKAVSEVTKTKTSSEWLELLETADIPVMPMHSLESLLDDPHLNDVGFFEIYDHPSEGRMRRTKVPGRWSRTQSNTHRPPPVLGEHTVEVLKETGLSEDTIYELLQSGIASAPASEPVPA, from the coding sequence ATGGGCCCTTTGGAAGGCATACGTGTCATAGACATGTCGGCGGTGCTCGCCGGACCAGTTGCTACGCAGACGCTGGGCGATTACGGCGCTGACGTCATCAAGATCGAATCCCCGGCAGGTGACGTGTTGCGCCAGGTGGGACCGATGCGGTCGGCGGCCATGGGCCCGCTTTACATGAATGCCAACTACAACAAGCGGTCCGTTTGCCTTGACCTGAAAACAGAAGACGGCAGAGAGGTCTTGCTGGGCCTGATCCGGTCTGCCGACATCTTCGTCACCAACAGCCGTCCGAAAGCGATGATGCGTTTGGGCCTGTCGTACGACACCATTCAGATGGTCAAACCGGACATCATCTACACCGCGCTGCTCGGATTTGATGAAGGTGGTCGTTATTCAGGACGGCCTGCCTATGATGATCTCATCCAGGGTGCTGTCGGGCTGCCGTTCCTACAGGCCAAGGCGAGCGGTAATGTGCCGCGCTATTTTCCGAATGCAATTGCGGACCGGGCATTTGGTTTGGCAGCTTCCAACGCGATCCTAGCAGCGCTCGTTCACAAGGGACGGACCGGCGAGGGGCAGCAGATCGCCATTCCGATGTTTGAGACCGTCGCGAACTTTGTTCTCGGGGATCATCTCGGGGGCCTATCCTTTGAACCGCCGCTTGATGCAGGCGGATACCATCGTCTCACATCGAAAGCCCGTAGGCCGTTGCGCACAAAGGACGGCTACATTTGCCTGCTTCTTTATTCTGATGCGCAGTGGGGCCGGTTTCTGGAGGTCACTGGAAAGCCAGCCGTTTTGGCGGCCGACAACAGGCTCTCTTCTTTCGCCGGGCGGCAGGAGCACTTTGACGATCTCTGCAAAGCCGTCAGTGAAGTCACAAAGACGAAAACCAGCAGCGAATGGTTGGAACTGCTTGAGACCGCGGACATCCCGGTCATGCCGATGCACTCCCTTGAGAGCCTGCTGGACGACCCGCATCTAAACGATGTTGGTTTTTTCGAGATCTACGATCACCCAAGCGAAGGCCGGATGCGGCGCACGAAAGTGCCGGGCCGATGGTCTCGGACGCAATCAAATACGCACAGGCCGCCGCCGGTCCTTGGTGAGCATACCGTTGAAGTTCTGAAGGAGACCGGTCTCAGCGAAGACACGATCTACGAATTGCTGCAGTCGGGGATTGCTTCCGCACCTGCATCTGAACCAGTTCCTGCGTGA
- a CDS encoding IclR family transcriptional regulator codes for MAVKQIQNALDLIEYFARTKKPASLVELQQHFGWPRSSAYNILNTLVERGYMYEPARRGGYYPTPRLASVAESIMSADPLNEQLAELLRKLADETGETAILAAPAGRFSVYLDVIESHSPIRYAAHVGMRIPIHAGASGRALLSLYSEAERTALLSKVSFDRYGANALMTAEDVEAALAKSRDRGWYQSIREYSADLAAIAIPVMVDDRKFAVVVAGPQYRLEDKCGDVAATLQRLTREFGFSINEITSDPIAASN; via the coding sequence ATGGCTGTTAAACAGATCCAGAATGCACTCGATCTGATCGAGTATTTCGCCCGGACCAAAAAACCGGCCAGTTTGGTGGAACTTCAACAGCATTTCGGATGGCCGCGTTCCAGCGCCTACAATATTTTGAACACGCTGGTGGAACGCGGCTACATGTATGAGCCTGCGCGGCGCGGCGGATATTATCCAACGCCCCGGCTTGCCAGCGTTGCTGAGAGCATCATGTCGGCGGATCCGCTTAATGAACAGCTCGCAGAACTGTTGCGGAAACTCGCTGATGAAACCGGCGAAACAGCCATACTCGCCGCACCCGCGGGACGGTTTTCCGTATATCTCGATGTCATTGAATCCCACTCGCCCATCCGCTACGCAGCGCATGTGGGCATGCGGATACCGATCCATGCCGGGGCCTCCGGACGCGCTCTTTTGTCCCTCTATTCGGAAGCCGAGCGCACGGCCCTTTTGAGCAAGGTTTCCTTTGACCGCTACGGCGCAAACGCCCTGATGACAGCGGAAGACGTTGAAGCTGCCCTTGCAAAATCCCGGGACCGCGGCTGGTATCAGAGCATTCGCGAATACAGCGCGGACCTTGCCGCAATTGCCATTCCAGTGATGGTCGATGACCGCAAATTTGCTGTCGTGGTTGCCGGCCCGCAGTACCGGCTTGAAGACAAGTGCGGCGATGTTGCCGCAACTTTGCAAAGACTGACAAGAGAATTCGGCTTTTCCATCAACGAGATCACGTCAGACCCGATCGCGGCCAGCAATTAA
- the dctP gene encoding TRAP transporter substrate-binding protein DctP, whose translation MKRIKNAVCGAVAAGLFAGLMSQPIMAANVDGPPVFWKFSVWGKSRALTAGPEHLAARLAEETGGKFQLKIFYGDQLSKAKENLDGMRVNAFEAAIVCNFYHPAKTPALMVMSLPFLPIKDFDTSIAVRDALYQHPVAVSDLEKWNAISYASTHLPQYEFMGTGKPPETLEDWNGLRVRAGGGVGLAMEKLGAVRQSMPATEVYTALQRGIADAVSFPFTYAHGAYKLQEVASWFTGNLKPGTADCPIVLNKTSYDSLPDQYKDLLASLKPEVDEVYREVYGKADERYLPIFQEALTEVTYDPATREEFQNVAGQPIWRQWVSDNQESFDAQGVLDTVLNAGNGS comes from the coding sequence ATGAAACGCATCAAAAACGCGGTCTGCGGCGCAGTTGCTGCCGGTTTATTTGCAGGGCTCATGTCGCAACCGATCATGGCTGCAAATGTTGATGGCCCGCCAGTCTTCTGGAAGTTCTCGGTTTGGGGCAAATCGAGGGCTTTGACAGCCGGCCCAGAACACCTTGCCGCGCGGCTTGCCGAAGAAACCGGCGGAAAGTTCCAACTCAAGATCTTTTATGGCGATCAGCTGTCCAAGGCGAAAGAGAACCTCGACGGAATGAGGGTCAATGCCTTTGAAGCTGCGATCGTCTGCAACTTCTACCACCCGGCAAAGACACCGGCGTTGATGGTCATGAGCCTGCCGTTCCTGCCGATCAAGGATTTCGACACATCGATCGCCGTGCGCGATGCGCTTTACCAGCATCCCGTCGCCGTGTCCGATCTGGAAAAGTGGAACGCTATCAGCTATGCGTCGACGCACTTGCCCCAGTATGAATTCATGGGAACTGGCAAGCCGCCGGAAACTCTCGAGGATTGGAACGGCCTCCGTGTTCGAGCCGGCGGTGGCGTTGGTCTTGCCATGGAGAAACTCGGTGCAGTGCGCCAGTCCATGCCAGCGACAGAAGTCTACACTGCACTTCAACGCGGCATTGCCGACGCGGTCTCATTTCCTTTCACGTACGCGCATGGCGCCTACAAACTGCAGGAAGTGGCGAGCTGGTTCACCGGAAATCTTAAGCCCGGCACAGCCGACTGCCCGATCGTTCTGAACAAGACGTCCTATGACAGCCTTCCGGATCAATACAAGGATCTGCTCGCTTCTCTGAAACCCGAGGTCGATGAAGTCTATCGCGAGGTCTATGGCAAAGCGGACGAGAGGTATCTTCCGATCTTTCAGGAGGCTTTGACCGAAGTCACTTACGATCCCGCAACGCGCGAAGAGTTCCAGAATGTTGCAGGTCAACCGATCTGGCGCCAATGGGTCTCAGACAACCAGGAAAGCTTTGACGCACAAGGCGTTCTGGACACCGTTCTGAATGCCGGCAACGGCAGCTGA
- a CDS encoding TRAP transporter small permease has translation MTGTHGGGALLLSMNRGLGAVEDTLNIIAALTIFIVMLVTTFQIFCRLAGYPIPGFLEASEQAIAVFAFLGVAYAQRYGAHIRMDMLVGAAHGRMRWFLEAVATLLGMILIAVLIRYSWSFFYNSWEVGDVTYDYGIPTWPSKLLVPFAFSIWFLRLTLQFIGFLRLLIWPKADPVAVPVIKTAADHAQDEASSAGGEK, from the coding sequence ATGACAGGAACACATGGCGGCGGCGCCCTTTTATTATCGATGAACCGCGGATTGGGTGCGGTTGAAGACACGCTCAATATCATCGCGGCTTTGACAATCTTCATCGTGATGCTGGTAACGACGTTCCAGATCTTCTGCCGGCTGGCGGGGTATCCGATCCCGGGATTTCTGGAAGCATCCGAACAGGCAATCGCAGTATTTGCGTTCCTCGGTGTGGCTTATGCGCAGCGGTATGGCGCGCATATCCGGATGGACATGCTGGTGGGCGCTGCACACGGGCGCATGCGCTGGTTTCTAGAGGCGGTTGCCACCTTGCTCGGCATGATCCTTATTGCTGTTCTCATCCGCTACAGCTGGAGCTTTTTTTATAACTCCTGGGAGGTTGGCGACGTCACATACGACTACGGGATTCCAACGTGGCCATCGAAACTCTTGGTGCCGTTCGCCTTTTCGATTTGGTTCCTGCGGTTGACCCTGCAGTTTATCGGCTTTTTGCGCCTACTCATCTGGCCCAAGGCAGATCCGGTCGCGGTGCCGGTCATCAAGACCGCTGCCGATCACGCGCAGGATGAAGCCTCCAGTGCTGGAGGCGAAAAATGA